The Raphanus sativus cultivar WK10039 chromosome 6, ASM80110v3, whole genome shotgun sequence sequence TTTTCATTGCAATTTGATTCttacatttacatattatatttatgattcttaaatattttgtcttttaatctttttaatccttcaaaattttataactcacaaatatttcaaatttgcatttataattttaatttttaaaaataaaattaaataaaaactttaaaataagtttttttaaaacttgatttagataacaacaatattagaaaaaaacttaacaaatgcactaattaatcatatatggaaatattacgaaaaataattttatggaaTAATGAAGtattttacttgtaatttaataatgtatttatatgtaaatttatatcttttactgcatcattttgttaattaattttctatcatgtttttatatatgtgctatttatttataaagttttataaatttaaattaagtatCACAAATATAAGAACcataatattaaatgtaaattcaTTTGAAGTTATGTTTGAAGTTTTACTTTTGGATAGACTatcttaaaacttcaaatatgaagttttgtaaacttcaaaatagaatgtccttttggagatgctctaactgAATACCTAGGGACTGAGTTTCATCTTTCCAAATTGGATACTTCAAGTGCATTTCAGATCCTAAATATTTGAATCAATCCAAAACAGACTTAAACCGAAGATTTTAAAGTACTTCATTGGATCTAAATTTTTAAGGCCCAGATGCCCAGACCTATTTAGAAGCTTGGGTGCACAAGCATGGAAAGGGTTTTGGGTATTGATAAGGTAATAGTGTAACGTTAAGAATGGTTTGATTGATATGTATGCAAAATGACACAGATATGAGATAGCTATGGAAGTCTTTAACGGGAAGAAGAGAATTGATAAGTTGGATACCATGATCAACGGCTTAGCAGCACATGGACACCggatttatatttcatttatggaatatatattttgatctcAGTCATTGAGTTACTAAACTTTCTTTTCACTTTAGCCAACTAAGTTGCCATAATGATATTTTGGAGTTTATCATAAACatccacacaaaaaaacataacacaTAACATCCAAACAAAAAAGACAGCATATATGTCTTCTCCTCATCTctctactcttcttcttcttcttcttcttcttcttcttcttcttctgctcctCAGCCAAGCGAGCCAAGTGAGCCATGCTACCTAAAACAAATAAACAGACGAATGAATGAAAGGCGTTTTAAGTTGTTAAAATAGAATCAAGATTAAATATAGACATCCAAAATGTAGACTTTTAAAACGTAAATTTTCTCAATAaggaatctatatatatatatatatatatgtgtgtgtgtctgTTGCAATGTGACTCTTTTTTGATAACTTGGTAGTTCTTTTAAAtgcactaatttattttaataccTCCGTAGTTTTACTCTTTTTCTGATTTTCCTCTGTACGTAGTCTCATTATTTTGTTTCTGATTTTCCTTTCCCtggtcttgctcttcttcttgggATTTTTTTCCGTAGTCTCActcttcatctttttattttcccaaTGTTTTTAAACTCGACCCGGACACTAAATCATATGACATTCCGGATTACTGGATCATTAGGTCGACCGCagattaataaatgaattaattttattatataataatttattagttattaaaataaatatatcgaaactaaatttaagtattttataaatgatttataaaacataagataatagtttagatatttagaaaatatttaatttagtttttatattttattttcatttgacatATAAAATGTCAAAAAATTAATTTGGACTATCTAAATCTTTTTGTAACAAGTTAtatctaacaaaaaataatcaagaattaaaagtttataaatacttaaatgtctaatgtgaataattaaattaaatttcaaatctaaaataaaccaaaaataaaacatcattaataaattatagataacaaaaataaattaacacaCAAAATAACTAATTTTGGTTCTCTCTACCATCTCTTCGCTTCATTttctaaaaactatatattggttcaatcattggttcaaccggtaatCGGGTTTCAGAATTTAGTGGTTTTTTCGGAGATTTATTGAGTTTTTAAATATTGGTTTTTTCATAAAATCTAAACTGGATTTATCCTGGATTACCGGATTTACCTGTTCAACCGCGGATCCAGATCGAGTTTCAAATCACTGGATTTCCGATTTCCCTCATAAGTGAAATGAAATATAGATTTGGATCTTCTATCTGCTCCTTAGTCAAGCGAGTAAAGTTAACTGAAACAAATTGGTCAAAGCTTGAACCGAGAAACGGAGCTAATTTTGTGATGCTATCTCAAACATGTATCGAGATCATTCTCGGCAGACTTGATGATGCTGCTAGGCTATGGGAGATATTGGCTTAAAGAAAGAAGCAGGTGTTAGATAGATTGAGAGATATTGGCTTAAAGAAAGAAGCAGGTGTTAGATATTgacttcctcttcttctctttcttcttcgaCTGATTTCTCTCTgtagtcttgctcttcttcttcttcttcttctgactTCTCTTCTCCGTAATATTTGGATCTTCTATAAAGTTatctgaaacaaacaaacagacGAATAAATGAAAGGTTTTACTTTGTAGTTtagaaaaaagaataaagaatcaAATTTACGTACTTGGGTGACAGTAGCCAGTCGGGCGTATTTTTGCTGGAACTGGAACAACCCGAGTAACTACAAAATACAAACCTTCAACAGAACGTCCACTACGTTCAAGCGCCGTGTCTACACCCTCTTGTCCACGGACATAAAATCTGGCTACGCTGTAAaagaaaaactcaaaacaagctTCTTtagttggcaaaaaaaaaaaaattaacaagcGAACTGGTAGGAGGAATAAGAAACAAACGTTTTGATAGCACCAGAAGCGGTTACGTCTTGGTAAACAAAAGAACCTTTTGAAGAGAAATATTTATCAAGCTGCTCCATGATAACATCGATAGGAAGGGAAGACTCAAAATCCTTAACCATTATCCTAATATTGCAGGAGTATCAATCATATTATCAACATAACCAGGCACAATTCTCCAATAATTAAACAAacagacaaaaagaaaagagcaaTTTACGTGTGTTGTGGCAGAAAGAATTCGCCTTCTTTCATAGGAGCCAAGTAATCATCAAGGTGATTTTCGTGGAACGGGTAAGGGTTAATTTGTAAAATCCGTCCTCCCATGTCACTTCCATCAAGCTTCAGTGccttttcttcatcttcttcattaacataaattaaggaatatctgtaaaaaaaaaagaaaacaagtagACGTTAAGCAGTTCAATTTGTGCGATCAAGCTGGAGGAAGAAGCCACAAACCTGCAGAGAATACCACCGTTAACGTCTACGTCTAAGGGAACGGGAACATAAACATGTATTATGTTTCCACATGAAGCGAAGTGTTCTCTCAAAGCACCATCGACATCTGCCCTACGAAGGGAGGTGTCGTATCCCTCGACCGAAATCCTGCTAATGCTGTTCCAAaggatatttaattaattaattaccgTGAGACAAGAACACATGATCTATCTAATTACAGATACAAATCTCAGAAAGAATACGAACCTGCTTTTTCGAATCTTTGCATCACGACAGTTCAACTCCATACCCTACGTTACAAAAGATCTAATCAGTAGATTTTACTAAGAAGAAACCATCAATTGACAAAGCGATAGGGTCGAAGAAGAATTACTTTGTTGCCGGATTCGTCCATGGCGACTGTGCTAGGTTTTTCGGGAGGcgataaagatatttttttccaGTTCCAGGGATTTTTTAgacgaccaaaaaaaaaaaatctttatagaCTGTCTTTCTCGTTGGGTCTTCCATTTAGTTTAGGCCTGGACTAGGCCCATTCAAGATTGTCATGTATTGGTGCTCGAGAAATCTTCAAGATGCACTGCCTCAAACAATGTTCACTTGGATTAAGCTTCCGGTCTTTCAAGATTTCACAAGAAAAATGACTAATGGAATTGCTTATTCTAAACAGTGGAGGCAATTAGTTGggattttaaatttagtttctaTTTACAACCATAAAAATTATCAATCATGTTTTATCCGGTTTTTAAaggtaaagaaaaaaactgagaAAAAAATGTAGCCATAATTCTGTAAAGCATTATTCTGTAAGttatagacaaaaaaaaacactgttGTACGAATATATAAAACCgataaataaaatgatacaaattataggaaaaacatttattaaagtttttagggttggaaaaaatatttgaaccaAAAGAAGTGAATCGAAACCAAGCCAAAAAACCATAACAAAATTGGTAAAATATTTGAATGGATCCAAAATTTTGCTATATGAAGAACCGGATTATATTCCGAACAATACTGAAATTCAAGTATCCGAATATACCTagacaaaaaaattatacttaaatatattatttatttttaaatattatatactaaaaatatccaacatactcaaaaatacttgaaattatccaaaatatgtgatatatagttaaaatcaaatatctaaatatattcaaaaatactGAAAAAATCCTAAATACCTATTAGTTTTCTATCCAAATAGCTAAAAATAACTAACTTCATGTTAATCTTCAATATTTTGTGAAATAAATATTCGGATGAAATCTTAATAATCATATGTTAACATTTGACATTCAGTATTCCGTATTGTTCtttagtttttcattttttccggTCTAGAGATATAGTCACCATTcagttatttatgaaatttgttttggttttgaacTGTTTTCGGTTCTCGGCTTTATTGTCAGGGCCTatgttaacatatttttttaatttaaattttaaaatcatattaaaaatagttttaaaatttttttgatgaattattaataattttattggaattttttatttatttttcaattttttgtgtATTTCTGAAATGTTTATGTGTGACTTAATTAAGTTATATAATACTAAatttgtgaatattttttatttaatatatgagTTTCAggatatatattcaaaaatataaaaatatataattattagttaaaaaGGAATATATAGTTGTTAAGAGTTGGAATATTTTTGATTGGTTGTTATTGTATGCTTGTttgagaagtttttttttttgataaaaaggtTAAAATCGGGTCTATTAAAGACACAAATCTAACCCATTGATGTATTCTTTCCCGAATATTCAAATGAGTCGTAAACATGGACTCATATCGCGTGGCCACATATGGAACTAATAATCTCGTACTAGAAGGAAGTTGAACTCTGGCCTGGACCAACAGGGCATTCTTTCTCTAGTGAAACCCACTAAACCACCATAGCGTGGTTTGTTTGAGAAGTTGTTGCATATATTGTATGATTTTATGcgaatatatctatattattaaaactgaagtacctTTTAGTAATGTTTGGAAACAcggataaaattttaaatgaggACTGTTTGGTAACTTGGATAGCAGTATTTTTgatactttcttttatttacacatttagctaTTATATTTACCATAAATTATATACTTCCTTTctatatcttttttatttacacattctGATTCTGCAATTGTatttataatcaatttaaattaatcagtTACATTTCCAAAGTTTATCTAaccaaatcaatatttatatattcaccattattaatattgtaagaATATTAACTAAATTGCATGTATTAAAAGGAGATAACATTTTTCATAGGATTAACTAAATCATcaatttacaaaacataaaaaacatacatgagatttttttataaaaccaacgatctaaaaatttatgttgaacataaattaaatcgaacacccgcacgggtgtgcgggttaAGTTCTagttttcattaattttaaaggtaaagaaaaaaatgaaaaaaaaatatgtagcCATAATTCTGTAAAGCATTATTCTGTAAGTtacagataaaaaaataatgttgtacgaatatattttcattaattttgtttttaaagaaataataGTTATTTAGTCAAAAGAATGTCTCGTACTTAGACCGTTATGGATGCAcaattcaactttttttttgaattatacaaagGTATCATATCCCACAGAAGTAGttcagactagtcacgtgttgccacgtGTCGGTCTCTATCCCGGCGATACCGAAATGTTAATTTCCCAGTGGtcgggattcgaacccaggtggtggaactcacagctgtgagcCCTTTACCGCTAGAGCTAGAAGCCCCGGTTGCACAATTCAACTTTTCCACTTGTTctaacataatttatatttttacatttaactATTAAAACTACGTTAaatacaactagattttgaccctcGCGTCCGTGCGGGAgtagaattttcaaaaatgtgttactatttatttttcttttcactattttatattatatatgtatcatcatataattaatcgtattttttatatttcatctAGGGTTGGgaaaaaattc is a genomic window containing:
- the LOC108806288 gene encoding uncharacterized protein LOC108806288 gives rise to the protein MDESGNKGMELNCRDAKIRKSSISRISVEGYDTSLRRADVDGALREHFASCGNIIHVYVPVPLDVDVNGGILCRYSLIYVNEEDEEKALKLDGSDMGGRILQINPYPFHENHLDDYLAPMKEGEFFLPQHTIMVKDFESSLPIDVIMEQLDKYFSSKGSFVYQDVTASGAIKTVARFYVRGQEGVDTALERSGRSVEGLYFVVTRVVPVPAKIRPTGYCHPNNFIEDPNITEKRSQKKKKKKSKTTERNQSKKKEKKRKSISNTCFFL